The Geothrix sp. genome window below encodes:
- a CDS encoding MFS transporter has product MQSSKRARTAIFLTVFVDLLGFGIVIPILPLYAQAIADHPSHWMESVNHFLGLGGGSTTPGAFWAGVAFLSFSLMQFIASPILGRISDLSGRKPVLWMSLAGSAIGYMMLALTSRFEWILAARILDGITGGNISVAQAAMADTSDPSERSKVMGMIGAAFGLGFVLGPALAGVLSGSAFGHHLLETRGWHLPFFVAAGLSLTASLMVLLWLPETLTPEVRARARASESRGHALVKALKRPGMPQLLGVSLLAMAGFSMMEGTFALLVHQRFNFHQREVGYLFAGIGVLLVIYQGGLVRAISKRVPERAALITGLVLMGAALPLMPRADWMWPFLLLLIPLSWGSGMGNTAGSALASQLTPPEDQGSLFGVMNAMTGMGRIIGPAVGTFTFARWGGHTTYAVAGFTLALALALALTLTRKETR; this is encoded by the coding sequence ATGCAGTCTTCCAAACGCGCCAGGACGGCGATCTTTCTGACGGTGTTCGTCGACCTCCTGGGTTTCGGCATCGTCATTCCCATCCTGCCCCTGTACGCACAGGCCATCGCCGACCATCCCAGCCACTGGATGGAGAGCGTCAATCACTTCCTCGGCCTCGGCGGGGGCAGCACGACTCCGGGCGCCTTCTGGGCCGGGGTCGCCTTTCTCAGCTTCAGCCTGATGCAGTTCATCGCCTCGCCGATCCTGGGCCGGATCTCGGATCTGTCGGGCCGCAAACCCGTGCTGTGGATGAGCCTCGCAGGGTCGGCCATCGGCTACATGATGCTCGCCCTCACCAGCCGCTTCGAGTGGATCCTGGCGGCCCGGATCCTCGACGGCATCACCGGCGGCAACATCTCCGTGGCCCAGGCGGCCATGGCGGACACCTCCGATCCGAGCGAACGCTCCAAGGTCATGGGCATGATCGGGGCCGCCTTCGGCCTGGGTTTCGTGCTCGGCCCGGCCCTGGCGGGCGTCCTCAGCGGCAGCGCCTTCGGCCACCACCTGCTGGAGACCCGCGGCTGGCACCTGCCCTTCTTCGTGGCGGCCGGCCTGTCGCTGACGGCCTCGCTGATGGTGCTGCTCTGGCTGCCCGAGACCCTCACGCCCGAAGTGCGCGCCCGGGCCCGGGCCTCTGAAAGCCGCGGCCACGCCCTGGTGAAGGCCCTGAAGCGCCCCGGCATGCCCCAGCTGCTGGGCGTATCGCTGCTCGCCATGGCCGGCTTCTCCATGATGGAAGGCACCTTCGCCCTCCTGGTCCACCAGCGCTTCAACTTCCACCAGCGGGAGGTGGGCTACCTCTTCGCCGGCATCGGCGTGCTTCTCGTGATCTACCAGGGCGGTCTGGTCCGCGCGATCTCCAAGCGCGTCCCCGAACGCGCCGCACTCATCACGGGCCTGGTGCTGATGGGCGCGGCCCTGCCCCTGATGCCCAGGGCGGACTGGATGTGGCCGTTCCTGCTGCTGCTCATTCCCCTGTCCTGGGGTAGCGGCATGGGCAACACCGCCGGCTCCGCCCTCGCCAGCCAGCTGACGCCGCCCGAGGACCAGGGCAGCCTCTTCGGGGTCATGAATGCCATGACGGGCATGGGCCGCATCATCGGTCCTGCCGTGGGCACCTTCACCTTTGCCCGCTGGGGCGGCCACACGACCTACGCCGTGGCCGGCTTTACGCTGGCCCTGGCCCTGGCGCTCGCCCTCACGCTCACCCGCAAGGAAACCCGATGA